The Stigmatella erecta genome window below encodes:
- a CDS encoding saccharopine dehydrogenase family protein, which translates to MPKSEKTEFDIILWGATGFTGRLVAEYLSKTQDTHGATWALAGRDRTRLEQIRASLGALNAASAHLPIVLADARNAASLDAMVARTRVVISTVGPYARHGNELVAACARSGTDYCDLTGEVHWMRRMIDAHHEEAQKSGARIVHTCGFDSIPSDLGVLMLQEAMKERHGTHCHRVNYYMTRMRGGISGGTLASMMQMMEEMAADPSVRRVMGNPHALDPEPRRGTREERDQMGVRYSAELGRWTAPFLMASVNTRVVRRSNALLGYPWGRDFFYAESSSFAPGVKGLLTAAGMTAGMGAFMAAASITPVRRLLEQRVLPGPGEGPSAEARDNGFFEVRLRGEGTSPKGGTLRLEGKVASQGDPGYAATARMLSQSALCLAFDTPATGGGVLTPASSMGSTLIERLRKAGMTFEVTERPPAA; encoded by the coding sequence ATGCCCAAATCCGAGAAAACCGAGTTCGACATCATCCTCTGGGGCGCCACCGGGTTCACCGGCCGCCTCGTCGCCGAGTACCTCTCCAAGACCCAGGACACCCACGGCGCCACCTGGGCATTGGCGGGCCGGGACCGCACCCGGCTGGAGCAGATCCGCGCGTCGCTGGGCGCCCTCAACGCCGCCAGCGCCCACCTGCCCATCGTCCTCGCGGACGCCCGGAACGCCGCCTCGCTGGATGCGATGGTGGCGCGCACGCGCGTGGTCATCTCCACCGTGGGCCCCTACGCCCGCCATGGCAACGAGCTGGTGGCGGCCTGTGCCCGGAGCGGCACGGACTACTGTGACTTGACCGGCGAGGTGCACTGGATGCGCCGGATGATCGACGCGCACCACGAGGAGGCCCAGAAGAGCGGCGCGCGCATCGTCCACACCTGTGGCTTCGACTCCATCCCCTCGGACCTGGGCGTGCTGATGCTCCAGGAGGCCATGAAGGAGCGCCACGGCACGCACTGCCACCGCGTGAACTACTACATGACGCGCATGCGCGGCGGCATCAGCGGGGGCACCCTGGCGAGCATGATGCAGATGATGGAGGAGATGGCGGCGGACCCCTCCGTCCGCCGGGTGATGGGCAATCCCCACGCGCTGGACCCGGAGCCCCGGCGGGGCACCCGCGAGGAGCGCGACCAGATGGGCGTTCGCTACAGCGCGGAGCTGGGCCGGTGGACGGCCCCCTTCCTGATGGCCTCCGTCAACACGCGCGTGGTCCGCCGCTCCAATGCCCTGCTCGGCTACCCCTGGGGCCGGGACTTCTTCTACGCGGAGTCCTCCAGCTTCGCCCCCGGCGTGAAGGGGCTGCTCACCGCCGCGGGCATGACGGCGGGAATGGGCGCCTTCATGGCGGCGGCGAGCATCACGCCGGTGCGGCGCCTGCTCGAGCAGCGCGTCCTGCCGGGCCCGGGCGAGGGCCCCTCGGCCGAGGCGCGCGACAATGGCTTCTTCGAGGTGCGGCTGCGCGGCGAGGGCACCTCCCCGAAGGGCGGCACCCTCCGCCTGGAGGGCAAGGTGGCCTCCCAGGGCGACCCGGGCTACGCGGCGACGGCCCGGATGCTCTCCCAGTCCGCCCTGTGCCTGGCCTTCGACACGCCCGCTACCGGGGGCGGTGTGCTCACCCCCGCCTCCAGCATGGGCTCCACGCTCATCGAGCGGCTGCGAAAGGCCGGGATGACGTTCGAAGTCACCGAACGCCCCCCAGCGGCCTGA
- a CDS encoding NUDIX domain-containing protein: protein MAEPEIRIQSVQVLSDDWAILKKTVLDYRRRDGTWQTLVRQTYDRGHGAAVLPYDAQRGTVLLIRQFRYPAYVTGHREPLIEACAGLLDKDDPETCICREAEEETGYRIRNARRVFDVFMSPGSVTERLAFFLADYSPADRLHTGGGDAGEGEDIEVLEMPLAEAVAMIGRGAIIDGKTIMLLQHLALERLQTPSR, encoded by the coding sequence ATGGCTGAACCCGAGATTCGCATCCAATCCGTTCAGGTTCTCTCGGACGATTGGGCCATCCTGAAGAAGACCGTGCTCGACTACCGGCGCCGCGACGGGACGTGGCAGACCCTGGTGCGGCAGACGTATGACCGGGGCCATGGCGCCGCCGTCCTCCCGTATGACGCGCAGCGGGGCACGGTGCTGCTCATCCGCCAGTTCCGCTACCCGGCCTATGTGACGGGGCACCGCGAGCCGCTCATCGAGGCGTGCGCCGGGCTGCTCGACAAGGATGACCCGGAGACGTGCATCTGCCGGGAGGCCGAGGAGGAGACGGGCTATCGCATCCGCAACGCGCGCCGCGTCTTCGACGTCTTCATGAGCCCGGGCAGCGTGACGGAGCGCCTGGCGTTCTTCCTGGCGGATTACTCGCCGGCGGACCGGCTCCACACGGGCGGAGGGGATGCAGGGGAAGGGGAGGACATCGAGGTGCTCGAAATGCCCCTGGCGGAGGCCGTCGCGATGATTGGCCGGGGCGCCATCATCGATGGAAAGACCATCATGCTCCTGCAGCACCTGGCGCTGGAGCGGCTCCAGACGCCGTCCCGATGA
- a CDS encoding LysR family transcriptional regulator has translation MSQRLSNWDDLRVFLAVAETGSLSAAARQLQMSQPTVGRRLRALEQDAGVRLFDRVSNRMELTEAGREVQRVAAPMRGTADAVERRLGGLLAGEQDPVRITSTGSVAFFLTQFLPELMTRTGGIPIALSSTKEPLNLARREADVAIRMRRLPVDGDLVSRKLATLRFSIYGPAQAPSHASIIGLPKTERRPSQSGFLDDWAQGRPVPLRLSDVFLRYHAVRSGHGVSLLPCWLGDADPGLVRLMPPPPELAEDVYCLYHGDNRAFAPVVKVCQALGDVFRVHAGLLAGERGEPRRRKRREGPSSATRRGRPGRALT, from the coding sequence ATGAGCCAGCGCCTGTCCAACTGGGACGACCTGCGTGTCTTCCTGGCCGTGGCGGAGACCGGCTCGCTCAGCGCCGCGGCCCGGCAGCTCCAGATGAGCCAGCCCACGGTGGGGCGCAGGCTCCGCGCGCTGGAGCAGGACGCGGGCGTGCGCCTCTTCGACCGGGTGTCGAACCGGATGGAGTTGACCGAGGCGGGACGGGAGGTGCAGCGCGTGGCGGCGCCCATGCGCGGTACCGCCGATGCCGTCGAGCGGCGTCTGGGTGGACTCCTGGCTGGTGAGCAGGATCCGGTTCGCATCACCTCGACGGGCTCGGTGGCCTTCTTCCTGACGCAATTCCTGCCGGAGCTGATGACGAGGACCGGCGGCATTCCCATCGCCCTCTCGTCCACGAAGGAGCCGCTCAACCTGGCCCGCCGCGAGGCGGATGTGGCCATCCGCATGCGCCGGTTGCCCGTGGATGGTGACCTCGTCTCGCGCAAGCTCGCGACGCTGCGCTTCTCCATCTATGGGCCCGCGCAGGCCCCTTCCCACGCGTCCATCATCGGCCTGCCGAAGACGGAGCGGAGGCCCTCTCAGTCCGGGTTTCTCGATGACTGGGCGCAGGGGCGTCCGGTGCCCCTGCGGCTCTCGGACGTGTTCTTGCGCTACCACGCCGTGCGCTCCGGCCATGGCGTCTCGCTCTTGCCCTGCTGGCTGGGCGATGCGGACCCGGGGCTTGTCCGGTTGATGCCGCCGCCGCCGGAGCTGGCGGAGGACGTCTACTGCCTCTACCACGGCGACAACCGCGCCTTCGCGCCGGTGGTGAAGGTCTGCCAGGCGCTGGGAGACGTCTTCCGGGTGCACGCGGGGCTCCTGGCGGGCGAGAGGGGCGAGCCCCGGCGCCGGAAGCGCCGCGAAGGTCCGTCTTCCGCCACGAGACGGGGACGGCCGGGACGCGCCCTGACTTGA
- a CDS encoding acetyl-CoA C-acetyltransferase, with protein MAIGYVLDAVRTPRGRGKAGKGALSGIHPQELFAQVLQALQARDRFDARSVDDVMVGIVSQVGEQGANLARNAVLAAGWPQEVSAVSLNRFCGSGLQAIHFGAMGVGSGAMDLAVAGGVESMSRVPMGADGGGQDGDNTHLRERIFQVPQGISADLIATLEGFSREQLDAVALRSQQNAARAIEEGRFSQSLFAVKDPFTGAVVLERDEFPRPDTTAAGLAALKPAFTALGETAVGPQGETLDQLALAVYPRAKAIHHLHTAGNSSGIVDGAAAVVLASERYVREKGLRPRARIRAMATLGTEPVLMLTAPAPVSEKALRLAGMKARDIDLWEINEAFSGVVLQTIRALDIDPDRVNVNGGSIALGHPLGATGAMLFGTALDELERTGKQTALITMCIGGGQGIATILERL; from the coding sequence ATGGCAATCGGTTACGTCCTCGACGCCGTGCGCACCCCACGGGGCCGCGGTAAGGCGGGCAAGGGAGCGCTGTCCGGGATTCATCCCCAGGAGCTCTTCGCGCAGGTGTTGCAGGCCCTTCAGGCGAGGGACCGCTTCGATGCGCGGAGTGTGGATGACGTGATGGTGGGCATCGTGTCGCAGGTGGGGGAGCAGGGCGCCAACCTTGCCCGGAACGCCGTGCTGGCCGCGGGCTGGCCGCAGGAAGTGTCCGCGGTCTCCCTCAACCGCTTCTGTGGCTCGGGGCTGCAGGCGATTCACTTTGGCGCCATGGGGGTGGGCTCGGGGGCGATGGATCTCGCCGTCGCGGGAGGCGTCGAGAGCATGTCGCGCGTGCCCATGGGCGCGGATGGCGGAGGCCAGGATGGGGACAACACGCACCTCCGGGAGCGCATCTTCCAGGTGCCCCAGGGCATCAGCGCCGACCTCATCGCCACGCTCGAGGGTTTCTCTCGCGAGCAGCTGGACGCCGTGGCGCTCCGCTCGCAGCAGAACGCCGCCCGGGCCATCGAAGAGGGCCGCTTCTCCCAGTCGCTCTTCGCCGTGAAGGACCCCTTCACCGGGGCCGTGGTGCTCGAACGCGATGAGTTCCCCCGGCCCGATACCACCGCCGCGGGGCTGGCCGCCCTGAAGCCCGCGTTCACCGCGCTGGGGGAAACGGCCGTGGGACCCCAGGGGGAGACGCTGGATCAGCTCGCGCTCGCCGTATACCCGCGCGCCAAGGCTATCCACCACCTGCACACCGCCGGCAATTCGAGTGGCATCGTCGATGGGGCCGCCGCCGTGGTGCTCGCCTCCGAGCGGTACGTCCGCGAGAAGGGCCTCAGGCCCCGGGCCCGCATCCGGGCGATGGCCACCCTGGGCACCGAGCCCGTTCTGATGCTCACCGCCCCGGCGCCCGTGAGCGAGAAAGCCCTGCGCCTCGCGGGCATGAAGGCGCGGGACATCGACCTGTGGGAGATCAACGAGGCGTTCTCCGGCGTGGTGCTGCAGACCATCCGCGCGCTGGACATCGATCCGGACCGGGTGAACGTGAACGGTGGCTCCATCGCCCTGGGGCATCCGCTGGGCGCGACGGGCGCAATGCTGTTCGGCACGGCGCTCGATGAGCTGGAGCGCACCGGCAAGCAGACCGCCCTCATCACCATGTGTATCGGGGGCGGCCAGGGCATCGCCACCATTCTGGAGCGGCTCTGA
- a CDS encoding TetR/AcrR family transcriptional regulator: MNQKTEQKLKSREAILASAAALLRERGIRASSVSDVMKGAGLTVGGFYNHFDSKEDLFAATIRSSASIMWHKLLATAKGESPRERVMSVLGRYLSRTHRDNAEPGCLLPNTVPEASREGEPYLSALEGELAGFVKSLSELLSEGSGRREKAVGLIALMYGALSLARAVRGTPLSDEFLLAAKKLAERSLAED; encoded by the coding sequence ATGAACCAGAAGACGGAGCAGAAGCTGAAGTCCCGGGAAGCCATTCTTGCCTCCGCCGCGGCGCTCCTGCGCGAGCGGGGCATCCGGGCCAGCTCGGTGAGCGACGTCATGAAGGGCGCGGGGCTCACGGTGGGCGGCTTCTACAACCACTTCGACTCGAAGGAGGACCTCTTCGCCGCCACCATTCGCAGCTCGGCGAGCATCATGTGGCACAAGCTGCTCGCGACCGCCAAGGGGGAGTCGCCCCGGGAGCGGGTGATGAGCGTGCTGGGCCGCTACCTCTCGCGCACCCACCGGGACAACGCGGAGCCGGGGTGTCTGCTGCCCAACACCGTGCCCGAGGCTTCCCGGGAAGGGGAGCCGTACCTGAGCGCCCTGGAGGGCGAGCTGGCCGGGTTCGTGAAGTCGTTGAGCGAGCTGCTCAGCGAGGGGAGCGGGCGCAGGGAGAAAGCGGTCGGGCTGATTGCGCTGATGTACGGCGCGCTCTCGCTGGCCCGGGCCGTCCGGGGCACGCCGCTCAGCGACGAGTTCCTGCTGGCGGCGAAGAAGCTCGCCGAGAGATCGCTCGCCGAGGATTGA
- a CDS encoding SPFH domain-containing protein, which yields MGIFQALGLELAGLSAGLFAGALAWFAVRCVLTGFFSVDQSERAVKVRFGRAVRLAGEPTTRTGPVSEGLARADEDRYVYPQVEVIPPGGPYFKWPWERVVKVSVATQTLNMAYDPESSEANEGGTVLEAVTKDQLNTGLSGQIRYRVSEQNLYAYLFAVKNPIAHVMGYFISILRERIASFEAPPPVAEEGTVQAVEATAVSGVSINDLRKNMRDLNEHMLRESRGSLSRYGIVLDASLITGIDPPPEVDSALAAINTAHNHVSSDISLAQAAADQKIVQSHRAVELETLKAQAEVEPLVAMSAQLSLLKQSGPGALEAYLRNIRLGLFSKASQVVMGVKP from the coding sequence ATGGGAATCTTTCAAGCCTTGGGGCTGGAGCTCGCGGGTCTGAGCGCCGGTCTTTTCGCCGGCGCATTGGCCTGGTTCGCGGTGCGGTGTGTCCTCACCGGTTTCTTCAGCGTGGACCAGAGCGAGCGGGCGGTGAAGGTCCGGTTCGGCCGCGCCGTGCGCCTGGCCGGTGAGCCCACGACGAGGACCGGGCCCGTCAGCGAGGGGTTGGCCCGCGCGGACGAGGACCGCTATGTCTACCCGCAGGTGGAGGTGATTCCGCCCGGGGGCCCGTACTTCAAGTGGCCCTGGGAGCGGGTGGTGAAGGTCTCGGTGGCCACCCAGACGCTCAACATGGCCTATGACCCCGAGTCCTCCGAGGCCAACGAGGGCGGCACGGTGCTGGAGGCGGTGACGAAGGACCAGCTCAACACCGGGCTCTCCGGGCAGATCCGCTACCGCGTCTCGGAGCAGAACCTCTACGCCTACCTGTTCGCCGTGAAGAACCCCATCGCGCACGTGATGGGCTACTTCATCTCCATCTTGCGCGAGCGCATCGCCAGCTTCGAGGCTCCCCCCCCGGTGGCCGAGGAGGGCACGGTGCAGGCGGTCGAGGCGACGGCCGTGTCCGGCGTCTCCATCAATGACTTGCGCAAGAACATGCGCGACCTCAACGAGCACATGCTCCGGGAGAGCCGGGGCAGCCTGTCGCGCTACGGCATCGTGCTGGATGCCTCGCTCATCACCGGCATTGATCCGCCCCCGGAGGTGGACTCCGCCCTCGCGGCCATCAACACCGCGCACAACCACGTCTCCTCCGACATCAGCTTGGCGCAGGCCGCGGCGGACCAGAAGATCGTCCAGTCGCACCGGGCGGTGGAGCTGGAGACCCTGAAGGCCCAGGCGGAGGTGGAGCCCCTGGTGGCCATGTCCGCCCAGCTCTCCCTGCTCAAGCAGAGCGGCCCCGGAGCCCTGGAGGCCTACCTGCGCAACATCCGCCTCGGCCTCTTCTCCAAGGCCAGCCAGGTGGTGATGGGGGTGAAGCCATGA
- a CDS encoding SPFH domain-containing protein: MSGFAVGVVLGFLAMLMGVPVLLGICRMLGLYTTVEERTCRVYVLLGQVVAVLDEPGLHFLLPRLGWKALLVNWFGRCQVIDLRMDQQYLRSQPVNSEEGAPMGIGIWYEMSISDPLKYLFENADPRGSLASNVSNATVRCLSNMKLARMMENRHEMSRTVRAEVSPMSHAYGYQLGSVYIRKVHFRDQGMIHQIEEKVVNRLRQVTSAIRQDGANQVSILTSSADRQAAIEFAKAAALRPRIVGEALQRISHDPEVASAMFEILELQRLQEGSAKLILIPENQKEGLLAQMLVASPVGR; this comes from the coding sequence ATGAGCGGCTTCGCCGTGGGCGTGGTCCTGGGGTTCCTGGCGATGCTGATGGGCGTCCCCGTGCTGCTGGGGATCTGCCGGATGCTGGGGCTCTACACGACCGTGGAGGAGCGCACCTGCCGGGTCTATGTGCTGCTGGGCCAGGTGGTGGCGGTGCTGGATGAGCCCGGCCTGCACTTCCTGTTGCCCCGGCTCGGGTGGAAGGCGCTGCTGGTGAACTGGTTCGGGCGCTGCCAGGTGATTGATCTGCGCATGGACCAGCAGTACCTGCGCAGCCAGCCGGTGAACTCCGAGGAGGGCGCGCCCATGGGGATCGGCATCTGGTACGAGATGTCCATCTCGGATCCCCTCAAGTACCTGTTCGAGAACGCGGACCCCCGGGGTTCGCTGGCCTCCAACGTGAGCAACGCCACGGTGCGCTGCCTGTCCAACATGAAGCTCGCCCGGATGATGGAGAACCGGCACGAGATGAGCCGCACGGTGCGCGCCGAGGTCTCCCCCATGTCGCATGCCTATGGCTACCAGCTGGGCTCGGTCTACATCCGCAAGGTGCACTTCCGCGATCAGGGGATGATTCACCAGATCGAAGAGAAGGTCGTGAACCGGCTGCGGCAGGTGACGTCGGCCATCCGTCAGGATGGCGCCAACCAGGTGAGCATCCTCACGAGTTCCGCCGACCGGCAGGCCGCCATCGAGTTCGCCAAGGCGGCGGCCCTGCGCCCGCGCATCGTGGGCGAGGCCCTGCAGCGCATCTCCCATGATCCGGAGGTCGCCTCGGCGATGTTCGAGATCCTGGAGCTGCAGCGGCTCCAGGAGGGCTCCGCGAAGCTGATCCTCATTCCGGAGAACCAGAAGGAGGGGCTGCTCGCGCAGATGCTGGTGGCGTCCCCGGTGGGGCGCTGA
- a CDS encoding SDR family NAD(P)-dependent oxidoreductase, with protein sequence MNLELTGKAALVTGSSRGIGRAIAFALAREGARLCLSARNAEPLEQTAAELRASGVQVTTAVGDVATPEGARAAVEATVHAFGTVDILVNNVGGSGGAGSFEHATAAQWTDVLDRNLLAAVWCSQRAVETMRERGGCIVHINSIYGREYATSAPYTAAKAGLTALTKEMAIDLARYRIRVNGVAPGSILFPGGSWDRRQKAQPEKVEKLLREEMPWGRFGTPEEVADVVTFLCSERARWVTGATLPIDGGQGRAF encoded by the coding sequence ATGAACCTGGAACTCACGGGCAAGGCGGCACTCGTTACCGGCAGCAGCCGAGGCATTGGGCGCGCCATCGCGTTCGCGCTGGCACGGGAGGGGGCACGCCTGTGCCTGAGCGCCCGGAACGCGGAGCCCCTGGAACAGACGGCCGCGGAGCTCCGGGCTTCAGGCGTCCAGGTCACCACCGCCGTGGGAGATGTGGCCACGCCCGAGGGGGCCCGGGCCGCGGTGGAGGCCACGGTCCACGCGTTCGGCACCGTGGACATCCTCGTCAACAACGTGGGGGGCAGCGGCGGCGCGGGCTCCTTCGAGCACGCCACCGCGGCCCAGTGGACGGACGTGCTGGACCGCAACCTCCTGGCCGCCGTGTGGTGCAGCCAGCGCGCCGTGGAGACCATGCGCGAGCGCGGCGGCTGCATCGTGCACATCAACTCCATCTACGGCCGGGAGTACGCCACCAGCGCGCCCTACACCGCCGCCAAGGCGGGGCTCACCGCCCTGACCAAGGAGATGGCCATCGACCTGGCGCGCTACCGCATCCGCGTGAACGGCGTGGCCCCGGGCTCCATCCTTTTTCCGGGGGGCAGCTGGGACCGGCGCCAGAAGGCCCAGCCCGAGAAGGTGGAGAAGCTGCTCCGGGAAGAGATGCCCTGGGGCCGCTTCGGAACCCCCGAGGAGGTGGCGGATGTCGTCACCTTCCTGTGCTCGGAGCGCGCGCGCTGGGTGACCGGAGCCACCCTGCCCATCGATGGAGGCCAGGGCCGCGCCTTCTGA
- a CDS encoding DUF885 domain-containing protein, with amino-acid sequence MNARLTLVVVGWLASACAPSSAVRPSSAESSSPEDARFTALLAEEWEKNLREYPTLATFVGDPRYNGLLTDESFEAIARRKQEQRELFERVKGIDRSRLSPVQRLNYELFRRDVESGLEGQRFPEEYLQISQLGGVHAQMAELAQGAPKRTVKDFQDFVKRLRAVPGMVDQSLALMRKGLESGVTPPKVTLRDVASLIRNQIVEAPEQSPIYRALFEGFPPSLKADEASLRAEVATALREAVVPAYRKLLVFFETEYAPRARESIAMSALPDGAAWYAYRVKELTTTDLTPEAIHQLGLAEVKRIRAEMEKVKAEAGFQGSLAQFSQFLLKDPRFTFRSKEELLMTYRDLTKRLDPELPKLFRVLPRLPYGVLPIPEYSEKTVSAGYYMPGSLEAGRAGYFFVNTYDLPSRSTWMVDALVLHETVPGHHFQIALAQEQGGVPAFRRHGYYGAFIEGWGLYAESLGAELGAYRDPYAKFGRLASEMLRSIRLVVDTGIHSQGWSREQALAFFREHSGEPEHDLTVEVDRYIVNPGQALCYKLGELKIQELRAFATRELGARFDVRAFHEVVLRAGALPLPVLEQQVKAWVAQGALTP; translated from the coding sequence ATGAACGCCCGGCTCACGTTGGTGGTGGTGGGGTGGCTGGCTTCGGCCTGTGCCCCTTCTTCCGCAGTCCGTCCGTCCTCCGCTGAGAGCTCGAGCCCCGAGGATGCGCGCTTCACCGCCCTCCTGGCGGAGGAGTGGGAGAAGAACCTGCGCGAGTACCCCACGCTCGCCACGTTCGTGGGGGATCCCCGCTACAACGGCCTGCTGACGGACGAGTCCTTCGAGGCCATCGCCCGCCGCAAGCAGGAGCAGCGGGAGCTGTTCGAGCGGGTGAAGGGAATTGACCGCTCGCGCCTGTCGCCCGTACAGCGCCTCAACTACGAGCTCTTCCGCCGGGATGTGGAGAGCGGCCTCGAAGGCCAGCGCTTTCCCGAGGAGTACCTGCAGATCAGCCAGCTTGGCGGCGTCCACGCCCAGATGGCGGAGCTGGCGCAGGGCGCGCCCAAGCGCACGGTGAAGGACTTCCAGGACTTCGTGAAGCGCCTGCGCGCGGTGCCCGGGATGGTGGATCAGTCCCTCGCGCTGATGCGCAAGGGGCTGGAGAGCGGGGTGACGCCCCCGAAGGTGACGCTGCGCGATGTGGCGAGCCTCATTCGCAACCAGATCGTCGAGGCCCCCGAGCAGAGCCCCATCTACCGGGCCCTCTTCGAGGGCTTTCCGCCGTCCTTGAAGGCGGATGAGGCCTCGCTGCGCGCCGAGGTGGCCACGGCCCTGCGCGAGGCGGTGGTGCCCGCCTACCGGAAGCTGCTTGTCTTCTTCGAGACCGAGTACGCCCCGAGGGCGCGGGAGTCGATCGCCATGTCCGCGCTGCCGGACGGGGCCGCCTGGTACGCCTACCGGGTGAAGGAGCTGACCACCACGGACCTGACGCCCGAGGCGATTCACCAGCTGGGCCTGGCCGAGGTGAAGCGCATCCGCGCGGAGATGGAGAAGGTGAAGGCCGAAGCGGGCTTCCAGGGCTCCCTGGCGCAGTTTTCCCAATTCCTGCTCAAGGACCCGCGCTTCACCTTCCGCTCCAAGGAGGAGCTGTTGATGACGTACCGGGACCTGACCAAGCGCCTGGATCCCGAGCTCCCCAAGCTGTTCCGTGTCCTGCCGCGCCTGCCCTACGGCGTGCTGCCCATTCCCGAGTACTCGGAGAAGACGGTGTCCGCCGGCTACTACATGCCGGGCTCGCTGGAGGCGGGCCGTGCCGGGTACTTTTTCGTCAACACCTATGACTTGCCCTCCCGGTCCACGTGGATGGTGGACGCGCTGGTGCTGCACGAGACCGTGCCGGGGCATCACTTCCAGATTGCCCTCGCGCAGGAGCAGGGCGGGGTGCCCGCCTTCCGCCGCCACGGCTACTACGGGGCGTTCATCGAGGGCTGGGGCCTCTATGCCGAGTCGCTCGGTGCCGAGCTGGGCGCCTACCGGGACCCCTATGCGAAGTTCGGCCGGCTGGCCTCGGAGATGCTGCGCTCCATCCGGCTGGTGGTGGACACGGGGATTCACTCCCAGGGCTGGAGCCGCGAGCAGGCCCTCGCGTTCTTCCGGGAGCACTCGGGCGAGCCCGAGCACGATCTCACCGTCGAGGTGGACCGCTACATCGTCAATCCCGGCCAGGCCCTTTGCTACAAGCTGGGCGAGCTGAAGATCCAGGAACTGCGCGCCTTCGCCACCCGCGAGCTGGGCGCCCGCTTCGATGTGCGCGCCTTCCACGAGGTGGTGCTGCGCGCAGGCGCGCTGCCCTTGCCCGTGCTGGAGCAGCAGGTGAAGGCGTGGGTAGCCCAGGGGGCTCTCACACCCTGA
- a CDS encoding serine/threonine-protein kinase, with protein MPTLSVGGPSESRPLEKGLFAERYALRRVIGRGGMGTVYQAWDELCGQSVALKVLEATGPLSPVAQERFRREAKLARRICHPNVARVFELGSHEGRSFLTMEYVEGEDLRTLLAREGMLSPVRAARLAVEVCSGLGAAHQASVAHRDLKPANVLVERGGRVVLTDFGIARALEDSPEEGLTRIHGVVGTPQYMAPEQLTEGKVDARTDLYAVGLLLYETLVGQPAFAQATSLKAAFERLAAPPPDPRKHRDVPAELARVVCQCLSVSPAGRPSDAREVARSLETWLTGGSA; from the coding sequence TTGCCCACATTGAGTGTGGGTGGCCCGTCCGAGAGCCGTCCGTTGGAGAAGGGGCTCTTCGCCGAGCGGTACGCGTTGCGGCGGGTGATTGGCCGGGGCGGGATGGGGACGGTGTACCAGGCGTGGGATGAGCTGTGCGGCCAGTCCGTGGCGCTGAAGGTGCTGGAGGCCACGGGCCCGCTGAGCCCCGTGGCCCAGGAGCGCTTCCGCCGCGAGGCGAAGCTGGCGCGGCGCATCTGCCACCCCAACGTGGCCCGCGTGTTCGAGCTGGGCAGCCACGAGGGGCGCTCCTTTCTCACCATGGAGTACGTGGAGGGAGAGGACCTGCGGACCCTGCTGGCGCGCGAGGGCATGCTCTCGCCGGTGCGCGCGGCGCGGCTGGCGGTGGAGGTGTGCTCTGGGCTGGGGGCCGCGCACCAGGCGTCGGTGGCCCACCGGGACCTGAAGCCGGCCAACGTGCTGGTGGAGCGTGGCGGCCGGGTGGTGCTGACGGACTTTGGCATCGCGCGCGCGCTGGAGGACTCGCCCGAGGAGGGGCTCACGCGCATCCACGGCGTGGTGGGCACCCCGCAGTACATGGCGCCCGAGCAGCTCACCGAGGGCAAGGTGGACGCGCGCACGGACCTCTATGCGGTGGGGCTGCTGCTCTACGAGACGCTGGTGGGTCAGCCCGCGTTCGCCCAGGCCACGTCCCTCAAGGCCGCCTTCGAGCGGCTGGCGGCCCCGCCTCCGGACCCGCGCAAGCACCGCGACGTTCCCGCCGAGCTCGCGCGGGTGGTGTGCCAGTGCCTGTCCGTGTCTCCCGCGGGGCGGCCCTCGGATGCCCGCGAGGTGGCCCGGTCGCTGGAGACGTGGTTGACGGGAGGCAGCGCCTAG